CGACCATGGCGTGCGGCTCCGGCCATGCGGCGGAGGGCTGGAAATTATCGCGATAGATCTTCAGCGCCTGGTGCAGCAGGCGCGGCGCGAAGTGGGCGGCGAAGGCGAAGGGCAGGCCGAGGAAAGCGGCGAGCTGCGCGCTGAAGGTGCTGGAGCCCAGCAGCCACACGGGCACATTCGTATTCGCGCCCGGGATCGCCTTCACCCGCTGCGCGGCACGCACGGGGCCGAGCAGGGCGATGAGCTCCTGCACCTGGTCCGGGAAATCGTCCGCCGCGGAGGGATCGCGGCGCAGCGCTCGCGAGGTCGTCTGGTCGGTGCCCGGGGCGCGGCCGAGCCCGAGATCGATGCGGCCGGGGAAAAGGGCTTCCAGCGTGCCGAATTGCTCGGCGATGATGAGCGGCGGGTGATTCGGCAGCATGATGCCGCCGGAGCCGACGCGGATGGTGGAGGTGGCTGCGGCGACGTGGCCGATGAGCACGGAGGTGGCGGCGCTGGCGATGCCCGGGATATTGTGGTGCTCCGCCAGCCAGAAGCGCCGGTAGCCGAGCGCCTCGACGTGGCGGGCGAGGTCGGCGCTGTTCCGGAAGCTATCGGCGACGGTCCCGCCCTCCGTGAGCGGCGAGAGATCGAGCACCGAGATGGGGATGTCCGCGAGGCGTTTCATGGCTGGAGAGAGAGGCAGGCGCGCCCGGGTGGCTGGAGTGCCGATGGTCGGGTGAGCCGGGTGCGCCGGACCTATCCCGCGCGCCCGGGGTGCCCGCAAGTGGTATTCCCCCGTATTCCCCGGCGGGTGTCTCCTTTCGCCCGTGGCCGGCACCCGCGGGTTTGACCTGCGGGTGGGATTGGGCTTGGCTGCTCCTCATCGCATGAAACGTGTCGCGCTCGCATGGCTCGCCGCGGTGTCGCCACTGGCTGCATCGCCGAAGCTCGACTTCGCGCTCGGCATCCTGGCCGGGGAGCGGGGGGATCACGAGGCGGCGGCTGCTGCGATGGAAAAGGCACGCGAGGCAGACCCAGGGGCCTACCCTCTGGTCGCACGCGTGGCCGGCCAGCGCATGGCGGCGGGGGATGTGGAGGGCGCGTCCACGCTCTATCGCGAGTTCGCCACCGGCAGCCCCGAGCGGATGGACGCGCAGCTCGCCTATGCGGATTTCTTGCGGGACGCCTCTCCGGACGATGATTTCGCGGCGAAGCTGGCGGTGGAGACCTTGGAAAAGGCGGCGGGGAAATTTCCCGGCCACCTCCCGATCCAGCAGCGGCTCTTCCGCACCTACGAGTCTCTCGGCCAGCGGGATCGCTCGCTCGGCATCTTCGAGTCGGTGATGGAGGCTCCGTCCGGTCGTGCCGGGGTCATGGAGGCCGTGGCGATGTCCCGCACCCTTTTCCCAAAGGACGACCTGAAGGCCCGCGAGCGGGTGGACACGCTGCTGAAGGACTCGTGCGCCCGCATGCCGCAGGATGCCGTGCTGGCACGCACCGCCAGCGAGCACTTCCGCACCACGGGCCGCCTGCCGGAGGCGGTGGAGATGCTGTCCCGCCATGTGAAGGCGATGCCTTCTTCGCTCGAGATGCGCCGCCAGCTCGGCGTGCTGCAGCTCATGGCCGGTCAGGAGACCGAGGGCGAGGCGACCCTGCTGGAGGTGGTGGACATCGACATCAATGAAGCGCGCGCCCACACGACACTGGCGAAGCTCTACCGGAAGCACGGCCGCGCCGCTGAGGCACGCCAGCACGCCGCGCAGGCGCTGAAGTCGCGCGGCGGCAGCGTCTCGGATTTCACGGCGCTGGCGGATGAATTCCTCGACGCGGACCTGCCCCGGGAAGCCCGCCTGCTGCTGGAGAAAGCGATGTTCTACCACCCGGACGACGCGGCTACCGCGGTGAAGCTGGCGGTGGCATCGCGCCGCGACCCGGAGTCACGGTCGCAGTCCTCACTGCTCTTCCGCGAGGCCGAGGGGCTGTCCGGGGAAAAGGGCCCGGCGACCGATCCCGTCTTCCTCACGGAATTCGCCGAGTGCCTGTTGGAAAGCGGCCAGACAAAGGCCGCGGAGGACCGCCTGCGCACTGCCATCCGCACCTACCCGCCTGACCGGAAAAAGGAGACCGCCGCCGCGCTGCGTCGCCTCGCAGGGATCTGGGAAGGGGAAAAGCGTAACGAAGAAGCCGCAAAAGCCTTGTTGCAACGGGCAAAGTCGCTCGATCCCGGTTAGAGGTAAGTGGTTGCGGGACGCCGGGAGGTGGGGTATAGACCCGCGCCCCAACCAGCCCGCATGAATTCATCGACGTCCCTCTTGAGCATCGTTGCCAGTGTCCTGGCATTGTTTTTGGCCAGTTGCGCGAACAAGCCCGCCGTGACCCTGGGTCCGGATGGCAAGCCGATCGATTCGCAGGGCAAGCCGACGAATCCCTTCCCGCCGGGCAGCTACGACCACTTCAAGGCCGAGCCGGACTACCCGAAGACGATGAAGACGTGGAAGAACGACCAGCTTCTCCCGCAGACCAATGACTCGAACTCGCGGATCGTCATCTCGCTGCCGAAGCAGCGCGGCTTCCTCATGAATGGCGACGAGGTGGTGATGGATTACCCCATCTCCAGCGGAGTGCCTTCCCGCCCGACGCCTCCGGGGAATTACAAGATCCTCGAGAAGATCGTGGACAAGTCCTCGAATGCCTACGGCAAGGTCTATGACGCCGAGGGCAAGCAGGTCAGCGGCGAGACGCCGAAGGACGTGCCCGAGGGAGGGAAATTCGTCGGCGCGCCGATGAACTACTGGATGCGCCTCACCTGGGACGGCGTGGGTCACCACATCGGCCCCATCCCGCGCTCCCGCCGCGCCGCCTCGCACGCCTGCATCCGCGGCCCGAGCGCCATCATGCCGATCGTTTACGGCAAGATGAAGGTCGGCTCGCCGGTCTCCGTGGTGGAGGAGTGAGTTTTCTTCCGGGGGGGAGTGAAGGCCGGAAGGGTGTAGCTCCAAGGAATGAATCCGGAAGAACGAGGCCCTGGGGAATGATACCCATGGTCGCGGGATCACGCCGGATTTTTCAGGGCCAACGGCCCGGCCATTCCTCAGCCCGGGGCAAGCGCAGCGTCGCCCCGGGTTTGGTGTGCCATGGAATGGCGGCCTGAAGGGCCGCGATACGTGTGCGGACGCTCCTGCCTCTTTGATTCCCGATTCACGGTCGTCACCCGTTTTTACCCGCGTCCCCTTATCGCGGCCCTACAGGCCGCCAACTTGCCGGCATGAAAAACCCGGGCCGTTGGCCCGGGCTGAGGGATGCTCGGGCCTTTGGCCCTGAAGAATTCGGCGGGTTCTTGCCTTGGAGGTTTCTGGCGTCGTGACTCCGGCGGCCTCCTTGCTCGATCCTTGCCCACGACACGAAAAAACCCGGGGCGACGCTGCGCTGCCCCGGGCTAATAGATCGTCGGACCCTTGGCCAAATCCCGCCAAGGCCCATCGCAGGATCACTCCTCGTCTTCGATGAAATCGTCGTGGCCCTTCTTCTTGGAGCCCTTCACGGTCTCGACGAGCTTGGTCACGGTCGGGATGTCCTTGGCGATGAAGGCGGACTCGACTTCGCAGAAGACGACGAAGAGCTGGCCCATCTGCAGGCGGTAGGCGGCGATGGCCTTGTCCTTCGCTTCACCGGCGGGCATCTTTGCGATCATGGCCGGGACCAGGGGCAGCGACTTCAGCACGGCCTCCTGGCCTTCGCGGGCGGCCTTGGCACCCTTCGCCGGGTCGGTCTCGCGGCGGAAGGCCTTGAAGGCGGAGTCGATGCTTTCCATCTCCTTGCCCAGCGCGGTGTCATCGGCGCGGACCGGGGTGGGTAGCATCAGGGCGGACGCCAGTAGCATGGCGGGGAAGATCAGTTTTCTCATACGCGTCCGCATACAGCGTGCCCCCCGGCGAACTGTCAAGGTAGGGAAAGTGGTAGGTGTTCGCCTGAAAATAACGGGAATAATGGCCTGCCTTTCCGCTTCACCCGCCGCTCTCTGGCCGCTCAAATCCGCCCACAAATGTCCGCCGCTCCGACGCTCACTCCGATGATGGCGCAGTACCAGGCCATGCGCCGCTCGCTGCCTGACGACGTGCTGCTGCTCTACCGCCTCGGCGATTTCTACGAGATGTTCTTCGAGGACGCGAAGACCGCGGCCCCCATCCTGAATGTGGCGCTGACGAAGCGGAACGCGATCCCCATGTGCGGCGTGCCCTACCACGCTGCGGACGCCTACATCGCGAAGCTGGTGAAGGCCTCGAAGCGCGTCGCCATCGCCGAGCAAACCAGCGAGCCGAAGCCGGGGAAGATCGTCGAGCGCGAGATCACGCGCATCATTTCCGCAGGCTCCATCATCGAGAGCCACCTGCTGGATGACCAGCGGCCGAACTACCTCGCGGCGGTTTTTCACCTCGGGAAGGCCCGCGGGCTCGCCTGCGTGGACCATTCGACGGGGGAATTCACCGTCGCGGAATTCGCGGACCAGGCGCAGCTCGATGACGAGCTGGCGCGGCTCACGCCATCGGAGTTGCTGATTTCGGACGAGCAGCTCGCCGTCTTCGGCCACCTGCCCGCGGCGCAGCCGTACGATGGCTATGCCTTCCTGCCGGACCCCGCGCGGCAGATGCTGTGCGATCACTTCGGTGTGCACTCGCTGGATGGCTACGGCTGCGGCGAGGCGCATTCGGCGGTCGCGGCTGCGGGGGCCATCCTTCACTATCTGGTCCATCAGCTCCGCCGCCCGTGCGAGCACATGCGCGCGCTGCGGGTGCGGGAGAATGCGGACCACGTGCTGATCGATGCCGCCTCGCAACGGAATCTCGACCTCATCGACTCGCGCTCGGGGAAGAAGCACACGCTGCTCGGCGTGCTGGACCGGACGCGGACGCCGATGGGCGCGCGGTTGCTTCGGGACTGGATCCTGCACCCGCTGCGGGATCGCGCGGAGTTGGGACGGCGGCATGATTTCATCGCGGCATTGCTCGCGCAGCCCTTCATCCTTTCGAAGTGCCGTGAATCCCTGCAAGGCATCCGCGACATCGAGCGCACGGTAGGCCGTCTCTCGCAGGGAGCGGGAAATGCGCGCGACCTCCAGGCGCTGTCAGTGTCGCTCGCGCACATCCCCGCGCTGCAGGAGGATCTCGGCTGCTTGGGCGTGCCACATGCGCCGGGGCTGCGCGCCTTCCCGGAGCTGGTGGATCACCTGCAGGCATCGCTTTCCGACGAGCCTCCGGCGACGCTGAAAGATGGCGGCATGATCCGCGACGGACACTCGCCGGAGCTGGACGAGCTGCGCTCGCTCTCGCGCGATGGCAAGTCGTGGATCGCCAAGCTCCAGGAAGACGAGCGCAAGCGCACGGGCATCGAGTCGCTGAAGGTGAAGTTCAACAACGTCTTCGGCTACTTCATCGAGATCACCTCGTCGAAGCTGGACAAGGTGCCGGATGACTACACGCGCAAGCAGACGATGGCGAACTGCGAGCGCTACATCACCCCGGCGCTGAAGGAGATGGAGAACAAGGTGCTGGGCGCCGAGGAGCGCGCGAAGCAACTGGAGCAGGAGCTCTTCCTCCAGCTCCGGAGCGAGGTCTGCCGGGACCTCGTGGCGCTGCAGGGCGCGGCGGCGGCCATCGCGGAGGTGGACGTGCTGTGCGGACTGGCGGAGACGGCACAGACCCATGGCCACGTGCGCCCGGTGCTGGAGGACTCGCGGAATCTCATCATCGACAACGGCCGCCACCCCGTGCTGGAGCAGACGCTGGTGGAGGAGAAATTCGTGCCGAACGACACCGCCTTCGATCCCGCCGAGTCGTTGCTTCAGATTCTAACAGGTCCTAACATGGCGGGCAAATCCACCTACATCCGCCAGGTGGCGCTCATCACGCTGATGGCGCAGACCGGGGCATACGTCCCCGCGGACCATGCCGTGGTGGGCATGGTGGATCGTATCTTCTGCCGGGTGGGTGCCTCGGATGACCTGTCTCGCGGGCAGTCCACCTTCATGGTGGAGATGAATGAAACGGCGCTGATCCTGAATCACGCCACGGATCGCTCGCTGGTCATTCTGGACGAGATCGGCCGCGGCACCGCGACCTTCGATGGCCTGTCCATCGCGTGGGCGGTGGCGGAGCACCTGCACGATGTGGTGGGCTGCCGGACGCTCTTCGCGACGCATTACCACGAGCTCACGGATCTCGCGAACACGCGGCCCGCAGTGGCGAATTTCAATGTGGCGGTGCGCGAGTGGAACGACGAGATCATCTTCCTCCGCAAGATCCTGCCCGGCGCTGCGGACAAGAGCTACGGCATCCAGGTCGCGCGTCTCGCCGGCTTGCCGAAGCCGATCATCGAGCGGGCGAAGTCCATCCTCTCGCACCTCGAGCTGCACTCCGCGAAGCCCGATGCGAAGAAGCAGGGGCCGAAGGCGAAGAACACGCGCCAGGATGCGATGCCCTCGGCCAATGCACCGCAGCTCGATCTCTTCGCGGATCTGTGAGGGGGCAGAGGCATGGCTTTACATGGGTCGCGTCCCTGTGGGGATGACCGGGGAGACGCAGAGGTCGCGGAGAGACGCGGAGGGGAGGAATTGATGAATCACCGGGACGCCGGGGATGCGGCGTCTCGTAAGGAAGGGCGAAGTAGAGCTGCAACGGTTGAAGGCGAGCTGTTGTGGAATCTGCTTCTACGAGGGGATTCAATATGAGATCTGAAATTTCAGATCTCAAATTTTCCATCATCACCTACCAATGACTTATCAGCGCTTCGAAGATGTGCCCGTGTGGCAGGATGCCATCCGGCTGGCGGAGGGATGCGAGGACTTCCTCATTGCTGCGAAGGACCGGATCACCTACTCGAAGCGCGATCAACTCGACCGCTGCTCGCTGTCAGTGTCGAACAACATCGCCGAGGGCTTCGAGCGGGGGACGACGAATGAGTTGCTGGCCTTTCTCTACATCGCCCGCGGCTCGGCGGGGGAGGTCAGGTCGATGCTTTGCTTCTTCGGGCGCAGGCCTGCGCTGGTGGATTTCAAATCCGAGATCTCAAATTTGAGATCCCTCGCGGAGAGCTGCTCCCGTCAGATGTGGGGTTGGGCGGACTCGCTTCAAAACAGCGATATCACCGGTCAACGCCACCTGAATGACCGGACACGCGAGGAATGGCAAAAGCGCAAGACCGGGGAGGAAGGCCGGAAGGCTTTCGCGGCCAGGGAGAAGGAGATGGTTTCAAAGCTCCCGCCCGAGCATCCCGCGAGAAGATTGTGGGAACAGCGGAATGGCCCGCTTTGATGGAAGTCCGTCCCGATTCGAGATCTGAGGTTAGGGATCTGAAATTTAAAATCTGAAATTTGAGATCTGAGATCTCAGATTCGAGGTGAAGTTCCCGACGAACACCCCAATGAAATCCTCTGGCCCCGCGGGGATAAAGCGGCCAGCTTTCCCCGCATGAGCCGGAGAGAAAGGCGCAAGAAGGCCGCGGGGGCGAAAGGTGGCAGCAGCAATCGCTGGCTGGTGCGCGGCGCGGTGATCGCCTTTGGCGGTGCGGTGGCCCTGCTCGGCGGCGGCTACATCGGCCTGCGGAGCTGGCTGCACGGGGAGAGCTTCCGCCACATGCTGGCGACGGAGGCAGGCAAGGCGATCGGCGTGACCTGTGAGTTCAGCCCCTTCCGCTGGGCGGGCACGAGCATGACCACGGACTCCTTCACCGCATCCGGCGAGGCGATCGTGCAGTCGATCAATTCCGAGGGCCTGCGCGTGGACGTGGGCCTCGGCGGATGGTGGGAGGGCGTGTGGCGCATCGACGAGGCGCGTGCGCGGAAGATCGAGGTGGTCATCGACACCACCGCCGCGGACCGCGTGAAGGATCTGCCCCCGGCCACGGTGCAACCCCCGCCACCACCGCGGGGAAAGAAGTGGTACGACAGCCTCGTGCCCGACGAGGTGGACCTGCGGAAGGTGGACGTGGGAAATTCCGCCCTCAAGGTGATCACCCGCAGCGGACCCGTCAGCATCTCGGGAACCTCGTGGAAGGTCACCCCGGATGAAGCGAAGGGCAGCTATCGCGCGGAGGGCACCGATGGCACGGTGAAGCTGCCGTGGGAATGGGCCCCGCCGATGAATCTGGGCAAGGCCCGCCTGCGCTATCACCAGGACACCGTCTCGCTCTCCGCCGCGGATTTCCAAGTCTATCAAAGCGGGCGGCTCGACCTGAATGGCGAGATGTCCGTGAAGGGCGACGGCTATGTCTTCAATGGCCACCTGCGCGACGTGATGTGCGACGAGATCCTGCCGGAAGATTGGAAGCAGCGCGTGGCGGGAAAGGTGGACACGGAATTCACCGTCGAGTCCGGGAAGAACGGCCCGATCGTGGAGGGCAGCCTGACGCATGCGAATGGCGTGCTGACCGCGCTGCCGCTGCTCGACTCGCTCGCGGCGTATGCGGACACCACGCGCTTCCGCCGGATCGCGCTCGAGAAGGGCTCGCTGGATTATCGCTGGGAAGACGGCGCGATGACGCTGAAGAATATCATCCTCTCCAGCGAGGGGCTCGTGCGGCTGGAAGGCTCGCTGCAGGTGGACAAGCAGGAGCGCATCGACGGGCGCTTCCGCCTCGGCCTGGTGCCCGGCATCCTGGCGCGCATCCCCGGCGCGGAGACCATCGTCTTCGCCCCCGGCGAGCGCGGCCTGCTGTGGACCACGCTGCACATCTCCGGCACGCTGGAGGATCCGGAGGAGGATCTGTCCCAGCGCCTCATCGCGGCGGCCGGCATGCGGATGATCGAGATCATCCCGGAGACCGGGGAGAAGGTGCTGAAATTCACCACGCAGGCGCTCGATCAGGACATGCAGGCGCAGTTGAAGCAAAGCGCCGACACCGTGATCGAGCAGGGCAAGGGAGTCATCGAGCAAGGCAAGGGCGTGATCGACGAAGCGGCGGGCGTGGTGAAGGAAGTCGGTGGATTGCTGGACATCTTCGGCGGGAAGGAAGAGAAGAAGAAAGAAGATGAGTGAACCCATCGAGATAACCGTCGAGCGCTCGGCGGCCCAGGCTTCTCAGGGCCTGTTGCTGGCCCGGATCTTTGCGTCGGTGCTGACGCTCATCCTCCTGCTGCTCGCGATGATGGTGAGTTCCATCGCCGGGAAGTTCGGCGCGATGTATGCGGAGCTGGGAGACGCGGAGCTGCCGGCGCTCAGCATGATGGTGACGCGGAATGGCGGCACGATCCTGCTGCTGGTGCTCGTCCTCGCCGCGGTCACGGCGTTCTTCATCTGGTCGAAGGGCAAGATGGCCGCATGGATGGCAGGCATCGGCCTCCTGCTGATGTCGGTCTTCATCCCGGTAATGGTGTTCGCGATCTTCCTGCCTCTCGTGAAGATCGTGTCGGACATGGGGAACATGTGATCGCGCAGAGTCCCTCGTGCATGTGTCGAGGGCGCTGAACGGTCTCATGATCCATCTGCCAGGAGAACGCAGACATGCTGGCTGGATTCGTACACATGGATGACGTGCATCCGATCCCTTGATTCCAAGCAGTAGTGCCTTGTGATGTTGGCGGAGTATTGCTCCTCGAATCCTTTCGGGGGACCGGGCGGGTGTCCAAACTTGCCGAGCTCGAACTTCACCGAACCGGGATTGAATCCACTATCAGTATCGTACTTTCCGGAGAGCTTTGCACAGATGGAGTCGAAGTTGCTGGCTCCGTCCTTCGACGTCTTGTTGTAAACGTAGTACTCCCTGTGGAAGCGGACTCCGGATTCTTCCCGTGAACTCACGAGGGGCTCTTCCACTCCGACGAGCTTTTCAAATTTCGAGGGCCCGGAGCATCCTGTCAGCAGGAGGGAAACAAGGACGGCTGCGATCCGTTTCATCTGAGGGGCGCTGTTACGATATGGCTTCCGGGATCCCGGGGCTGCGGGTGGGGGAAGCGTGGCCTCACCTACAGAGCGCGCGGGCGATCTCCATCCACTCGGCCTCGAGCGGGGCATTGCGGGATGGGGCGGGCTTCCCGGCGCGGGAGTACCAGTAGCAGGCATTCCCGTAGTCGCCTTCCTCGCGGTGGAGCCAGGCGTGGATCCAGGCGCCGGCGGGGTCGGGGAGATCCTGGCAGGCATCGTGGGCGGCGTCCCATTTCCCGGCGCGGGCGAGCCACAGGGTCTCCTCCGTCGGGCTCAGGCCTGCGGGCAGGGTGGCATCGGTGCGGGCGGAGTCGGCGAGGGAGGCGGCGTTCATGAAGGAAGTAGGCAGCAGGTGGCGCGGGACCGGAAGGCGTTTCTTTCTACCGGGGGGCATTCTGCGGGAGCGCTGGAAATCGCTCCGGACCCGGACCGATTCCCGGGCTTCGGCGGGGATCAGTACACCGGAACACACAAATTGGCTTTCAAGTACACTCCAGATGCACGACAGTCCGCCGCGAGTGCTCGGAGGCCAAATTTTAGGGTCAATTTTTCAAAAAATTAGCCATCCGGGTGTTTGAAAAAGTGAATCCGGCAGTGGTGATGCATCCAAATTCACAATACAAATCACTGATTTATAGTGATTTAAAATTTCAACAGGGAAATTCTGAATTTGGTTTGACGGTGTTAGTGTACTTTGGTGAACTCTAGGGCATTCCGCGGGCGTTCCCGCCTCTGATGTCCTCCAAGTCCAAAGTCCACGAGAGTCATTTCGACTACAAGATGGACCCGAAGTTTCGGGTTTCCGTCCCTGTCGAGTGGCGCCCGGAGACCGAGGAGACGCCGATCCGGTTGCAGCTCTCCAAGGAGCACGACCTGCCGGTGATCAAGGTGTACGGCGAGGCGGAGTTCGACCTGAAGTTCGAGCAGGTGGAGCAGAGCAATCTGACCCCTGCGAAGAAGCAGCAGATCGTCGGGCACCTGCGGATGATGTCGAAGAAGGCCAGCGTCAGCAGCCAGGGCAAGCTCACCGTCCCGAAGGACTGGAGCGAGCGGGTCGGGCTGAAGGCGGATGGTCCGGTGATCCTCGCCGGCCGCGGCCCCTTCTACATGCTCTGCACGCAGGAGACCTTCGAACGCATCACCGAGATCGAGCTCGGCATGGACGACGGCGACCTCGGCGTCCTGTGACAGACCACCCTTTTCCAGAAGATTTCACCCACACCCACGAAGCGACAACATGCTGTTCGCCCCTCCAACCCTGGCATCCGCACAAGGCGGACTCGCGGCACCCACCGCGGGAGAAAGCCGGGTGCCGGGGTTGGCATCTGTTTTCCCATCGGTCCGGACCGGCGCACTCGGGACAGCGCGCCCTTCCGGCCATCCCTACACGGCTGTCCGTCTCGCGTTCCATGGCTGGTTGGCGGGGCGGCGGCCGGAGATTTTCCAGGCTGGGCGGATGAGGCTACTCGGGACAGTGCCTCCTTCGTCCCTTACATCGGTGATCCGCGCGGCTTCTGGCTGGTTGTCCGCGCGGGTCGCCGGCGATTTTCCATCCGAAACGACGGGCGCACTCGGGACAGCGCGCCTCTCGCTTCACACCCAAACGGCTGTCCGCCCCGCATTCCATGGCTGGTTGGCGGGTCGGCGGCCGATGGCTTTCCTGGCTGGGCGGAAGGGGTCACTCGGGACAGTACCCCTTTCGCTTTTCAATCCGTTGATCCGCGCGGCTTCTGGCTGGTTGTCCGCGCGGGTCACCGGAAATTTTCCATCGGCACGGACCGGCGCACTCGGGACAGCGCGCCCTTCCGGCCATTCCCAAACGGCTGTCCGCCCCGCATTCCATGGCTGGTTGGCGGGGCGGCGGCCGTCGGAGGGAGTTTTCCAGACAAATGAAGCGAACGGCTATCACCTCTCCGTGCTCCCTGCCGAGACGGTGGAGTGGATGGCCGCGCAGGAGGGCAAGCTGATCATCGACGGCACCCTCGGCGGTGGCGGTCACAGCGAGGCTTTCCTGAAGGCCGGCGCGTCCGTCATCGGCATCGACCGCGATCCCGAGGCACTCGCCTTCGCATCGCAGCGGCTGGCCGCCTATGGCGACCGCTTCCGCACCTGGCAGGGAAATTTCGCAGATCTCCGGGACATCCCCGAGGTCCGGGGGGAAACGCGGGCCGATGGCCTGCTTTTGGACCTCGGGGTCTCGTCCCGGCAGCTCGACGCCGCGGAGCGGGGCTTCTCGTTCCGCGGCGCGGGCCCCCTCGACATGCGCATGGGACCTGCATGTCCCTTTGACGCCGCGCACGTGGTGAATACGTGGGCGGAGTCGGAGCTGGTCCGTATTTTCTTCGAGCTCGGCGAGGAGCCAAAGGCCCGCCGAATCGCCGCCGCCATCGTGAAACGCCGCGCCGAGCGCGAGTTCACGACCACGACGGATCTGGCCGAGTGCATCGAAAAGGTCATCGGCCGCCACGGCCGCATCCACCCGGCGACGAAGGCCTTCCAAGCCATCCGCATGACGGTGAATGACGAGCTCGGCTCGCTGGAGCGCGCGATGGAAGCCGCGCTCGACGTGCTGAAGCCGGGAGGCCGCCTGCTGATCATCACTTTCCACAGCCTGGAGGACCGCATGGTGAAGCGCTTCATGCAGCACCGCGCGAAGCCTTGGCTGGACCAGCCCGACTGGC
The sequence above is drawn from the Luteolibacter flavescens genome and encodes:
- a CDS encoding LLM class flavin-dependent oxidoreductase, producing MKRLADIPISVLDLSPLTEGGTVADSFRNSADLARHVEALGYRRFWLAEHHNIPGIASAATSVLIGHVAAATSTIRVGSGGIMLPNHPPLIIAEQFGTLEALFPGRIDLGLGRAPGTDQTTSRALRRDPSAADDFPDQVQELIALLGPVRAAQRVKAIPGANTNVPVWLLGSSTFSAQLAAFLGLPFAFAAHFAPRLLHQALKIYRDNFQPSAAWPEPHAMVGLPVIAADTDEEARHLATSVQQMILQLIRHAPIPVPPPVVSMDFRWSSAEKAAVDDHLGAAIIGGPETVRAKLEEVVAATGADELMIHSGFYRHEDRKRSYEIVAEAASLAASLSPA
- a CDS encoding tetratricopeptide repeat protein, producing MKRVALAWLAAVSPLAASPKLDFALGILAGERGDHEAAAAAMEKAREADPGAYPLVARVAGQRMAAGDVEGASTLYREFATGSPERMDAQLAYADFLRDASPDDDFAAKLAVETLEKAAGKFPGHLPIQQRLFRTYESLGQRDRSLGIFESVMEAPSGRAGVMEAVAMSRTLFPKDDLKARERVDTLLKDSCARMPQDAVLARTASEHFRTTGRLPEAVEMLSRHVKAMPSSLEMRRQLGVLQLMAGQETEGEATLLEVVDIDINEARAHTTLAKLYRKHGRAAEARQHAAQALKSRGGSVSDFTALADEFLDADLPREARLLLEKAMFYHPDDAATAVKLAVASRRDPESRSQSSLLFREAEGLSGEKGPATDPVFLTEFAECLLESGQTKAAEDRLRTAIRTYPPDRKKETAAALRRLAGIWEGEKRNEEAAKALLQRAKSLDPG
- a CDS encoding L,D-transpeptidase, whose amino-acid sequence is MSIVASVLALFLASCANKPAVTLGPDGKPIDSQGKPTNPFPPGSYDHFKAEPDYPKTMKTWKNDQLLPQTNDSNSRIVISLPKQRGFLMNGDEVVMDYPISSGVPSRPTPPGNYKILEKIVDKSSNAYGKVYDAEGKQVSGETPKDVPEGGKFVGAPMNYWMRLTWDGVGHHIGPIPRSRRAASHACIRGPSAIMPIVYGKMKVGSPVSVVEE
- a CDS encoding cytochrome b562; the encoded protein is MLLASALMLPTPVRADDTALGKEMESIDSAFKAFRRETDPAKGAKAAREGQEAVLKSLPLVPAMIAKMPAGEAKDKAIAAYRLQMGQLFVVFCEVESAFIAKDIPTVTKLVETVKGSKKKGHDDFIEDEE
- the mutS gene encoding DNA mismatch repair protein MutS, which codes for MSAAPTLTPMMAQYQAMRRSLPDDVLLLYRLGDFYEMFFEDAKTAAPILNVALTKRNAIPMCGVPYHAADAYIAKLVKASKRVAIAEQTSEPKPGKIVEREITRIISAGSIIESHLLDDQRPNYLAAVFHLGKARGLACVDHSTGEFTVAEFADQAQLDDELARLTPSELLISDEQLAVFGHLPAAQPYDGYAFLPDPARQMLCDHFGVHSLDGYGCGEAHSAVAAAGAILHYLVHQLRRPCEHMRALRVRENADHVLIDAASQRNLDLIDSRSGKKHTLLGVLDRTRTPMGARLLRDWILHPLRDRAELGRRHDFIAALLAQPFILSKCRESLQGIRDIERTVGRLSQGAGNARDLQALSVSLAHIPALQEDLGCLGVPHAPGLRAFPELVDHLQASLSDEPPATLKDGGMIRDGHSPELDELRSLSRDGKSWIAKLQEDERKRTGIESLKVKFNNVFGYFIEITSSKLDKVPDDYTRKQTMANCERYITPALKEMENKVLGAEERAKQLEQELFLQLRSEVCRDLVALQGAAAAIAEVDVLCGLAETAQTHGHVRPVLEDSRNLIIDNGRHPVLEQTLVEEKFVPNDTAFDPAESLLQILTGPNMAGKSTYIRQVALITLMAQTGAYVPADHAVVGMVDRIFCRVGASDDLSRGQSTFMVEMNETALILNHATDRSLVILDEIGRGTATFDGLSIAWAVAEHLHDVVGCRTLFATHYHELTDLANTRPAVANFNVAVREWNDEIIFLRKILPGAADKSYGIQVARLAGLPKPIIERAKSILSHLELHSAKPDAKKQGPKAKNTRQDAMPSANAPQLDLFADL
- a CDS encoding four helix bundle protein encodes the protein MTYQRFEDVPVWQDAIRLAEGCEDFLIAAKDRITYSKRDQLDRCSLSVSNNIAEGFERGTTNELLAFLYIARGSAGEVRSMLCFFGRRPALVDFKSEISNLRSLAESCSRQMWGWADSLQNSDITGQRHLNDRTREEWQKRKTGEEGRKAFAAREKEMVSKLPPEHPARRLWEQRNGPL
- a CDS encoding AsmA-like C-terminal region-containing protein, with product MSRRERRKKAAGAKGGSSNRWLVRGAVIAFGGAVALLGGGYIGLRSWLHGESFRHMLATEAGKAIGVTCEFSPFRWAGTSMTTDSFTASGEAIVQSINSEGLRVDVGLGGWWEGVWRIDEARARKIEVVIDTTAADRVKDLPPATVQPPPPPRGKKWYDSLVPDEVDLRKVDVGNSALKVITRSGPVSISGTSWKVTPDEAKGSYRAEGTDGTVKLPWEWAPPMNLGKARLRYHQDTVSLSAADFQVYQSGRLDLNGEMSVKGDGYVFNGHLRDVMCDEILPEDWKQRVAGKVDTEFTVESGKNGPIVEGSLTHANGVLTALPLLDSLAAYADTTRFRRIALEKGSLDYRWEDGAMTLKNIILSSEGLVRLEGSLQVDKQERIDGRFRLGLVPGILARIPGAETIVFAPGERGLLWTTLHISGTLEDPEEDLSQRLIAAAGMRMIEIIPETGEKVLKFTTQALDQDMQAQLKQSADTVIEQGKGVIEQGKGVIDEAAGVVKEVGGLLDIFGGKEEKKKEDE
- the rsmH gene encoding 16S rRNA (cytosine(1402)-N(4))-methyltransferase RsmH; protein product: MAGRRPSEGVFQTNEANGYHLSVLPAETVEWMAAQEGKLIIDGTLGGGGHSEAFLKAGASVIGIDRDPEALAFASQRLAAYGDRFRTWQGNFADLRDIPEVRGETRADGLLLDLGVSSRQLDAAERGFSFRGAGPLDMRMGPACPFDAAHVVNTWAESELVRIFFELGEEPKARRIAAAIVKRRAEREFTTTTDLAECIEKVIGRHGRIHPATKAFQAIRMTVNDELGSLERAMEAALDVLKPGGRLLIITFHSLEDRMVKRFMQHRAKPWLDQPDWPAPRPNPDWCLHLPVRKAIAASDAEIRINPRARSAKLRVAELLDPTVSPR